A window of the Nisaea acidiphila genome harbors these coding sequences:
- a CDS encoding HlyD family type I secretion periplasmic adaptor subunit — translation MSNAANDLNDAFALSEAENPKAWRPVVLTGFIVMMLFFGVFGVWASLAPLGSGAIAQGQLQVSSNQKTVQHLEGGIIEAINVKDGDIVREGDVLVRLDDTRALVEFELLRKQFLTHLGTKARLEAERDDLAEINIPKDLLSAAADEDVQEVIAGQQRLFTNRISARDSQFGLLRRRIQKTREEITALGAQQRADARQYELIQEEIEDVRGLYEKGLARKPQLLALERTAVQLEGSIGNRKALIARAEQTIAETEFQLLNTQERFKTEVETSLREVQDQLIDVRDRLKAARDALDRTRIRSPQDGQVYGLRFFTVGGVIGPGEPIMGIVPLGDTLVVKARIDPADIDVVEVGAIASVRLTSFSQRTTQPIDGKLLSISADIVEPERGAPFYEARVELDRESLAKQPELELVQGMPATVIISTGDQTLLEYLLAPLVRSFELGLREN, via the coding sequence ATGTCGAATGCGGCAAACGATCTGAACGATGCCTTCGCGCTTTCGGAAGCAGAGAATCCGAAAGCCTGGCGCCCGGTCGTTCTGACCGGATTCATCGTCATGATGCTGTTTTTCGGCGTGTTCGGAGTCTGGGCGTCGCTGGCACCGCTTGGCAGCGGCGCGATCGCGCAAGGACAGCTCCAGGTGTCGTCCAATCAGAAGACGGTGCAGCATCTCGAAGGCGGGATCATTGAAGCCATCAACGTGAAGGATGGGGATATCGTCCGCGAAGGGGACGTTCTCGTCCGGCTCGACGATACGCGCGCGCTCGTCGAGTTCGAGTTGTTGCGCAAACAGTTCCTGACCCATCTCGGGACCAAGGCGCGTCTTGAGGCGGAGCGGGACGATCTTGCTGAGATCAACATTCCGAAGGATTTGCTTTCCGCCGCGGCGGACGAGGATGTTCAGGAAGTCATTGCCGGCCAGCAGCGTCTTTTTACCAACAGGATCAGTGCGCGGGACAGCCAGTTCGGACTGTTGCGTCGCCGTATCCAGAAAACCCGCGAGGAGATCACTGCGCTCGGAGCGCAACAGCGTGCGGACGCGCGGCAATACGAACTGATCCAGGAAGAGATTGAGGATGTCCGGGGGCTCTATGAGAAGGGGCTGGCCCGCAAGCCGCAACTCCTCGCTCTGGAGCGTACCGCGGTCCAGCTCGAAGGCAGCATCGGCAATCGGAAGGCGCTGATCGCGCGTGCTGAGCAGACCATCGCCGAGACCGAGTTCCAGTTGCTGAATACCCAGGAGCGCTTCAAGACCGAAGTCGAAACCAGCTTGCGCGAAGTGCAGGATCAGCTGATCGATGTCAGGGACCGGCTGAAGGCCGCGCGCGACGCGCTGGACCGGACCCGCATCCGTTCCCCCCAGGACGGCCAGGTCTATGGTCTGCGCTTCTTCACGGTCGGAGGTGTGATAGGCCCCGGCGAGCCGATTATGGGGATCGTTCCGCTCGGCGATACGCTGGTGGTCAAGGCGCGGATCGATCCGGCAGATATAGACGTCGTCGAGGTCGGTGCTATCGCGAGTGTGCGGCTGACTTCCTTCAGCCAGCGGACCACACAGCCGATCGACGGCAAACTGCTCTCGATCTCGGCGGACATCGTCGAACCGGAGCGCGGCGCGCCCTTTTACGAAGCCCGGGTGGAGCTCGATCGGGAGAGCCTTGCCAAGCAGCCGGAACTGGAGCTCGTGCAGGGCATGCCGGCGACTGTCATTATCTCGACAGGGGATCAGACTCTGCTCGAATACCTGCTCGCACCGCTGGTGCGCAGCTTCGAGCTCGGATTGAGGGAAAATTGA
- the pseC gene encoding UDP-4-amino-4,6-dideoxy-N-acetyl-beta-L-altrosamine transaminase yields the protein MNDTASPKTFLPYGRQQIDAEDEQAVLDVLRGDWLTTGPAVDAYEEAFADRVGAQHAVACSSGTAGLHMAAIAIGLDFGDVVVVPSVTFLATANAVRYVNADVLFADVDPETGLVGAEQIARAIAGLSEGTVKAIFPVHLTGHTVDIASLRSAFPHLAMVEDACHALGGEYDAGKGMVPVGSCPLGGITMFSTHPVKTIATGEGGVLTTNSQVLANRLRWARNHGMVREPERFQNRVMGFENGEAAPWYYEMHLPGYNYRLSDVNAALGLSQLRKLDRFVARRRALRQRYAERIDALGPHVAMQKVAQGCNPAWHLAVALIDFAALGTTRTAVMNALRDRGIGTQVHYIPVHRQPYYAKRYGPLNLPGADAYYARCLSLPLFPAMEESDVDRVVDELADVLKL from the coding sequence ATGAATGACACGGCCTCGCCGAAGACTTTCCTTCCCTATGGGCGCCAGCAGATCGATGCCGAGGACGAGCAGGCCGTGCTGGACGTCCTGCGAGGTGACTGGCTGACGACGGGGCCAGCCGTAGACGCTTACGAGGAAGCATTCGCGGACAGGGTCGGCGCGCAGCACGCGGTGGCCTGCTCCAGCGGAACGGCGGGTCTGCATATGGCTGCGATTGCCATCGGGCTCGATTTCGGCGATGTGGTTGTCGTCCCGAGCGTGACGTTCCTCGCCACCGCAAACGCGGTCCGGTACGTGAACGCCGATGTGCTCTTTGCCGATGTGGACCCCGAAACAGGGCTGGTCGGCGCGGAGCAGATTGCGCGCGCGATCGCCGGGCTGAGTGAAGGAACGGTGAAAGCGATTTTCCCAGTGCACCTGACCGGCCACACAGTCGATATCGCGTCGCTGCGGTCGGCTTTCCCGCATCTCGCCATGGTCGAAGACGCGTGCCACGCTCTCGGCGGCGAGTACGATGCGGGGAAGGGCATGGTGCCGGTCGGGTCCTGCCCGCTTGGCGGTATCACCATGTTCTCGACCCATCCCGTGAAGACCATTGCAACCGGCGAGGGCGGTGTACTAACGACGAACAGTCAGGTTCTCGCTAACCGTCTCCGCTGGGCCCGCAATCATGGCATGGTGCGCGAACCGGAGCGGTTCCAGAACCGTGTGATGGGATTCGAGAACGGGGAGGCCGCACCTTGGTATTACGAGATGCACCTGCCCGGATACAATTACCGGCTCTCCGATGTGAATGCCGCGCTCGGCCTCAGCCAACTGCGCAAGCTCGACCGTTTCGTCGCACGGCGTCGTGCTTTGCGCCAACGCTATGCGGAACGGATCGACGCACTCGGCCCGCATGTCGCCATGCAAAAGGTCGCGCAGGGCTGTAACCCGGCCTGGCATCTTGCTGTCGCGCTGATCGACTTTGCGGCGCTTGGCACGACGCGTACGGCAGTTATGAACGCCTTGCGCGATCGGGGAATTGGTACCCAAGTGCATTATATTCCAGTCCACCGCCAGCCATATTACGCCAAGCGTTACGGTCCCCTGAATTTGCCGGGCGCCGACGCTTATTACGCCCGTTGTCTCAGCCTGCCGCTGTTTCCGGCCATGGAAGAGAGCGATGTGGATAGAGTGGTCGACGAGCTGGCGGACGTGCTGAAGTTGTGA
- the pseB gene encoding UDP-N-acetylglucosamine 4,6-dehydratase (inverting): protein MNYTAFNFDKNRIDLDDKTVLVTGGTGSFGKEFIRAALANNEMRRCIVFSRDEQKHYDMSQEFPPKPGEPIRYFIGDVRDVDRLELAMRGVDYVVHAAAMKHVPAAEYNPFECVQTNIHGAENIVKAALRTGVKKVLALSTDKAANPINLYGATKLASDKIFVAANNIAGQDGCRFAVVRYGNVIGSRGSVIPFFRKLISEGASDLPITDERMTRFWITLRQGVNFVLSSMEMMKGREIFVPKIPSMKIVDVAKTMAPELPMRNVGIRPGEKLHEVMISEDDSRTTVELEDRYVILPANSDRVMTEYLEAGAKPVVTDFRYASDTNTAWLSGEDLTAMMETL, encoded by the coding sequence ATGAATTATACGGCGTTCAATTTCGACAAGAACCGGATAGATCTCGACGACAAGACGGTCCTGGTAACCGGCGGGACGGGGTCCTTCGGCAAGGAGTTCATTCGCGCGGCTCTGGCGAACAACGAGATGCGGCGCTGCATCGTCTTTTCACGGGACGAGCAGAAGCACTATGACATGAGCCAGGAGTTCCCTCCCAAACCGGGCGAACCGATCCGCTATTTCATCGGCGACGTGCGGGATGTGGATCGACTCGAGCTGGCGATGCGCGGTGTGGATTACGTCGTGCACGCGGCCGCTATGAAGCACGTCCCGGCGGCCGAATACAATCCGTTCGAATGCGTGCAGACCAATATCCACGGCGCCGAGAACATCGTGAAAGCCGCGTTGCGGACCGGGGTGAAGAAGGTCCTCGCGCTCTCGACCGACAAGGCGGCAAATCCGATCAATCTCTATGGCGCGACCAAGCTTGCCTCGGACAAGATCTTCGTTGCCGCGAACAATATCGCAGGCCAGGACGGCTGCCGGTTCGCAGTCGTGCGCTACGGGAACGTGATCGGCTCGCGCGGCAGCGTGATTCCGTTTTTCCGCAAACTGATCAGCGAAGGCGCGAGCGATCTTCCGATCACCGACGAGCGCATGACCCGGTTCTGGATCACGCTACGCCAGGGCGTGAATTTCGTACTGTCCAGTATGGAAATGATGAAGGGGCGCGAGATCTTTGTCCCGAAAATCCCGAGTATGAAGATCGTCGACGTGGCGAAGACCATGGCGCCGGAGTTGCCGATGCGGAATGTCGGCATCCGTCCGGGCGAGAAGCTGCACGAGGTGATGATCTCGGAAGACGATTCACGCACTACGGTGGAACTGGAAGACCGCTACGTCATTCTGCCGGCGAACAGCGATAGGGTGATGACGGAGTATCTCGAAGCCGGGGCGAAGCCGGTTGTGACCGATTTCCGCTATGCGAGCGACACCAACACGGCCTGGCTGAGCGGCGAGGATCTGACCGCGATGATGGAGACCCTCTGA
- a CDS encoding TRAP transporter large permease encodes MDVALLFLAIIVLLLIGVPIAVALGLSSILFLLAFSDSSLASIAQTLFSAFEGHFTLLAIPFFILASSFMSTGGVARRIIRFSIACVGHFPGGLAIAGVFACMMFAALSGSSPATVVAIGTIVIAGMRQVGYTKEFAAGVICNAGTLGILIPPSIVMVVYAAAVEVSVGRMFLAGVLPGLLAGLSLMVAIYVMAKWKNLPKGEWAGWREIYESAKDASWGLLLIVIIMGGIYGGIFTPTEAAAVAAVYAWIIATFVYRDMGPLATEGEDANTPLYRRPSALLTAFYHPDTRKTLFEAGKLTVTLLFVIANALILKHVLTDEQIPQQITEAMLAYGFGPVMFLVAVNVILLIGGQFMEPSGLLVIVAPLVFPIAIELGIDPIHLGIIMVVNMEIGMITPPVGLNLFVTSGVAGMPMMSVVKAALPFLAVLFAFLIVITYVPWISTVLPNAVMGPELVTK; translated from the coding sequence ATGGACGTCGCCCTCCTATTCCTTGCCATCATCGTCCTGCTGCTGATCGGCGTTCCGATCGCGGTGGCGCTCGGCCTGTCGTCGATCCTCTTCCTGCTGGCCTTCTCCGACTCCTCGCTGGCCTCCATCGCCCAGACCCTGTTCAGCGCTTTCGAGGGTCATTTCACGCTGCTCGCAATCCCGTTCTTCATCCTCGCCTCCTCCTTCATGTCGACCGGCGGGGTGGCGCGGAGGATCATCCGATTCTCGATTGCCTGCGTCGGGCATTTCCCCGGCGGCCTCGCCATCGCCGGCGTCTTCGCCTGCATGATGTTCGCGGCGCTATCCGGCTCTTCGCCGGCCACCGTGGTCGCCATCGGCACCATCGTGATCGCGGGCATGCGCCAGGTCGGCTACACCAAGGAGTTCGCTGCCGGCGTGATCTGCAATGCCGGCACGCTCGGCATCCTCATCCCGCCATCCATCGTCATGGTGGTCTATGCCGCCGCGGTCGAGGTCTCGGTCGGCCGCATGTTCCTTGCCGGCGTCCTGCCGGGCCTGCTGGCGGGCCTCTCGCTGATGGTCGCGATCTATGTCATGGCCAAGTGGAAGAACCTGCCGAAGGGAGAATGGGCCGGCTGGCGCGAGATCTACGAGAGTGCGAAGGACGCCTCATGGGGCCTGCTGCTGATCGTGATCATCATGGGCGGGATCTATGGCGGCATCTTCACGCCGACGGAGGCCGCCGCGGTGGCGGCGGTCTATGCCTGGATCATCGCGACCTTCGTCTATCGTGACATGGGCCCGCTCGCGACCGAAGGAGAGGATGCCAACACGCCGCTCTACCGCCGTCCGAGCGCGTTGCTAACCGCGTTCTACCACCCGGATACCCGCAAGACCCTGTTCGAGGCGGGCAAGCTGACGGTGACATTGCTTTTCGTGATCGCGAACGCGCTGATCCTGAAACACGTCCTGACCGATGAGCAGATCCCGCAGCAAATTACCGAGGCGATGCTCGCCTACGGCTTCGGCCCGGTGATGTTTCTGGTCGCGGTCAACGTGATCCTGCTGATCGGCGGCCAGTTCATGGAACCGTCGGGCCTGCTTGTGATCGTCGCACCGCTGGTCTTCCCGATCGCCATCGAACTCGGGATCGACCCGATCCATCTCGGCATCATCATGGTGGTGAACATGGAGATCGGCATGATCACGCCCCCTGTCGGCCTTAACCTGTTCGTGACCTCGGGCGTCGCGGGCATGCCGATGATGTCGGTGGTGAAAGCGGCGCTGCCGTTCCTGGCGGTACTCTTCGCCTTCCTGATCGTGATCACCTACGTGCCGTGGATCTCGACCGTGCTGCCGAACGCGGTGATGGGTCCGGAACTGGTCACGAAATAG
- a CDS encoding TRAP transporter small permease, giving the protein MMNKPLSDRVEEMATASILGMMTVITFANVIARYVFDSGILWALEVTVFLFGWLVLLGAAYAVKTRSHLGVDVLTNGFAPGPRRIVALVATAVCILYAFLLFKGSWDYWANFANLPATEGRWFPLGFEEKFREKGWYETEDTPMPEIFGIRPLDWLQDVFNYGERYEKIPRLVPYFILPLATGLLLIRFVMAGIAIWRGRMDGLIASHEAEDAVDEAAEKLKDC; this is encoded by the coding sequence ATGATGAACAAACCTCTTTCGGACCGGGTCGAGGAAATGGCGACCGCGTCGATCCTCGGCATGATGACGGTCATCACTTTCGCCAACGTGATCGCCCGCTACGTCTTCGACAGCGGCATTCTCTGGGCGCTTGAGGTCACGGTCTTCCTGTTCGGCTGGCTCGTCCTGCTCGGTGCCGCCTATGCCGTGAAGACCCGCTCCCATCTCGGCGTCGACGTGCTGACCAACGGCTTCGCCCCGGGGCCGCGCCGGATCGTCGCCCTGGTCGCGACCGCCGTCTGTATTCTCTACGCCTTCCTGCTCTTCAAGGGCTCCTGGGACTACTGGGCCAATTTCGCGAACCTTCCGGCCACCGAAGGACGCTGGTTCCCGCTCGGCTTCGAAGAGAAGTTCCGCGAAAAGGGCTGGTACGAGACCGAGGACACGCCGATGCCCGAGATCTTCGGCATCCGGCCTCTCGACTGGCTGCAGGACGTGTTCAATTACGGCGAGCGCTACGAGAAAATCCCGCGCCTCGTTCCCTATTTCATTCTCCCCCTCGCGACCGGACTGCTGCTGATCCGTTTCGTCATGGCCGGCATCGCCATCTGGCGCGGCCGCATGGACGGCCTGATCGCCAGTCACGAGGCCGAGGACGCGGTCGACGAGGCCGCCGAAAAACTGAAGGATTGCTGA
- a CDS encoding DctP family TRAP transporter solute-binding subunit — protein sequence MKKFVAAALAAAALIAPAVAHAACDDGEVVIKFSHVTNTDKHPKGIAASLLAERVNKEMNGKACMEVFPNSTLYNDNKVLEAMLQGDVQLAAPSLSKFEKFTKQFRIFDLPFMFNDIKAVEAYQASEAGQKMLDSMQRRGLQGLAYWHNGMKQMSASKPLLQPTDAKGLKFRVQSSDVLVAQMEAIGGTPQKMAFSEVYGALQQGVVDGQENTWSNIFGKKFFEVQDGITETNHGIIDYLLVTSVDWLDSLKPDVREQFLQIVAEVTATRNQESTAVNEAAKQSVIKAGGTVRSLTPEQRAAWVEVMKPVWAKFEKDVGADNIAAAQAANSLTN from the coding sequence ATGAAAAAGTTCGTCGCCGCCGCTCTGGCGGCCGCAGCCCTTATTGCGCCCGCCGTCGCCCACGCGGCCTGCGATGACGGCGAAGTGGTCATCAAATTCAGCCACGTCACCAACACCGACAAGCACCCGAAAGGGATCGCCGCGTCCCTGCTCGCCGAGCGGGTGAACAAGGAGATGAACGGCAAGGCCTGCATGGAGGTCTTCCCGAACTCCACGCTCTACAACGACAACAAGGTCCTTGAAGCGATGCTTCAGGGCGACGTTCAGCTCGCCGCCCCGTCGCTCTCGAAGTTCGAGAAGTTCACCAAGCAGTTCCGGATCTTCGACCTGCCGTTCATGTTCAACGACATCAAGGCGGTCGAGGCCTACCAGGCTTCCGAAGCCGGCCAGAAGATGCTCGACAGCATGCAGCGCCGCGGTCTGCAGGGCCTCGCCTACTGGCACAACGGCATGAAGCAGATGTCCGCCAGTAAGCCGCTGCTGCAGCCGACCGACGCCAAGGGCCTGAAGTTCCGCGTGCAGTCCTCCGACGTGCTGGTCGCCCAGATGGAAGCGATCGGCGGCACCCCGCAGAAGATGGCCTTCTCCGAAGTCTATGGCGCACTCCAGCAGGGCGTCGTCGACGGTCAGGAAAACACCTGGTCCAACATCTTCGGCAAGAAGTTCTTCGAGGTGCAGGACGGCATCACCGAAACCAATCACGGCATCATCGACTATCTGCTGGTCACTTCCGTCGACTGGCTCGACAGCCTGAAGCCGGACGTGCGTGAGCAGTTCCTGCAGATCGTCGCCGAGGTGACCGCGACCCGGAACCAGGAATCCACCGCCGTCAACGAAGCGGCCAAGCAGTCCGTGATCAAGGCCGGCGGCACCGTCCGCTCCCTGACGCCGGAGCAGCGCGCCGCCTGGGTTGAAGTCATGAAGCCTGTCTGGGCCAAGTTCGAAAAGGACGTCGGCGCCGACAACATCGCCGCCGCGCAGGCCGCGAACAGCCTGACCAACTAA
- a CDS encoding sensor histidine kinase, whose protein sequence is MSRVKAKVASIAAVYALAALISGWWVYRFAYVDHLAQLEETGRIRVQQASDRLMGQLSGYVYLVNLLADHPAVVAGVVRDVRASELDDLLEQSVLTYGADDIVVADAKGGIVAASAPDRELLPVADTLLRAALNGRLGVATALDGSRRLFRLSRGVIDRNAPAVGAVLVTLDAAALEFEWGVDPEAICFFDRTRTVLAATRQSLLMRQDGGPELANPAVRPFPRHSIRREGEHEIWSFPDAAELPTEALVVSRTLPQIEMVARGFLDTAPARTAAMLRGLLATAMFGVIGLAGLIAALWRRRMADRLAIESAANARLEERVEQRTAELRVAQDQLVQASKLSALGEMSAGISHELNQPLATIRNFAENGLKFLERGRTDEVRDNLGRISGQVQRIDQIIRNLRSFARKEDENVEPVDLVRTVEHALSLSRPNLEKEGIRLSWDAPSYPVLALGGEIRLQQVIVNILSNAQDALAGAPDKRIRVTLDESRGDAVLSIADSGPGIPEPARVFEPFYTTKELGASKGLGLGLSISYGIIGSFGGELSCTNQAGGGAVFTIRLPLADGSSA, encoded by the coding sequence ATGTCCCGCGTTAAGGCAAAGGTGGCGTCCATCGCCGCGGTTTATGCACTGGCTGCGCTCATCTCCGGATGGTGGGTGTATCGCTTCGCCTATGTCGATCACCTGGCGCAATTGGAGGAGACAGGGCGGATCCGCGTTCAGCAGGCGAGCGACCGTCTGATGGGACAGCTCTCCGGATATGTCTATCTGGTGAATTTGCTCGCCGATCATCCGGCTGTCGTTGCCGGGGTCGTTCGCGATGTCAGGGCTAGCGAACTTGACGACCTGCTGGAGCAATCGGTCTTGACCTACGGTGCCGACGATATCGTCGTCGCCGATGCGAAGGGAGGCATTGTCGCTGCCTCGGCTCCGGACCGGGAGCTTTTGCCCGTGGCGGACACGTTGCTGCGCGCCGCATTGAACGGACGCCTCGGGGTTGCGACCGCGCTCGACGGCTCCCGCCGTCTGTTTCGCCTGAGTCGGGGTGTGATTGACCGGAACGCGCCGGCGGTTGGGGCGGTTCTCGTTACGCTGGATGCTGCGGCGCTCGAGTTCGAATGGGGAGTCGATCCGGAGGCGATCTGCTTTTTCGATCGGACCCGAACGGTTCTCGCGGCCACGCGCCAATCGCTTCTCATGCGTCAGGATGGCGGCCCGGAGCTCGCCAACCCGGCTGTTCGGCCTTTCCCGCGTCACTCTATCCGCCGTGAGGGAGAGCACGAGATCTGGTCATTTCCGGATGCCGCGGAATTGCCGACCGAGGCTCTGGTCGTCTCGCGGACCTTACCGCAGATCGAGATGGTGGCGCGCGGTTTCCTCGATACGGCGCCCGCTCGAACGGCGGCCATGCTGCGCGGATTGCTGGCCACGGCCATGTTCGGCGTGATTGGTCTCGCGGGGCTCATCGCCGCGCTCTGGCGCCGCCGGATGGCGGATCGCCTCGCCATCGAGTCTGCGGCCAATGCACGGCTGGAGGAACGGGTGGAGCAGCGCACGGCCGAACTCCGCGTCGCGCAGGATCAACTTGTCCAGGCGTCAAAGTTGTCGGCGCTGGGGGAAATGTCCGCGGGGATCAGCCACGAGTTGAACCAGCCGCTCGCGACGATCCGGAACTTCGCGGAGAACGGCCTGAAATTCCTTGAGCGCGGACGAACCGACGAGGTGAGAGACAATCTCGGGCGAATTTCCGGGCAGGTACAACGCATCGATCAGATCATCCGCAATCTCCGCAGTTTCGCGCGGAAGGAGGACGAGAATGTCGAGCCGGTGGATCTCGTCCGGACTGTCGAGCATGCGCTGTCCCTGTCGCGGCCAAATCTTGAGAAAGAGGGGATTCGGCTTTCGTGGGACGCTCCCTCCTATCCCGTCCTTGCCCTTGGCGGCGAGATCAGGCTGCAGCAGGTGATCGTCAATATCCTCTCTAACGCACAGGACGCGCTCGCAGGGGCGCCGGACAAGCGTATTCGGGTCACGCTCGACGAAAGTCGCGGGGACGCCGTGCTCAGCATCGCCGACAGCGGCCCGGGCATCCCGGAGCCGGCAAGGGTCTTCGAGCCGTTTTACACCACCAAGGAACTCGGAGCCTCAAAGGGCCTGGGGCTTGGGCTTTCGATCTCCTACGGCATCATCGGCAGCTTTGGCGGGGAACTGAGCTGCACCAACCAGGCAGGCGGCGGTGCGGTGTTCACAATCCGTCTTCCGCTGGCAGATGGAAGCAGCGCATGA
- a CDS encoding sigma-54-dependent transcriptional regulator yields the protein MSGQVLLIEDDDALRASLAQTLELADIAVIPTMGYVQAKRSIRANFPGIILSDIRMPHQDGFDVLSSARSADPDLPVILLTGHSDVPTAMRAMKEGAYEYLEKPVGTERLVDVVSRAIAHRDLVLKSRRIERALERSDAAARSFPGSGPVSSALRTALRRVAASDCHVHLYGPKGTGRKEAGFAINALSTDARSFHALNLITAETDAIGRTAKLRDGAWDFSLKNVELATQRQVDDLHGLLEANSEIRLISSATVPLAELEHLGLGEDGSTIVEIRFPTLDERREDLPEIFENLVRLSVRSLDTDMPEISTATLSDLMTRSWPGNLPALRDFAMTYALGTRAQSDAGAQPTLVEQIDAFEKMVLSETLKRTGGKAAEAARALGVPRNTFYDRLARFGISPKDFRPG from the coding sequence ATGAGCGGACAGGTTCTGTTGATCGAGGACGACGACGCTCTCCGGGCCTCGCTGGCGCAGACCTTGGAGCTGGCGGATATCGCGGTGATCCCGACCATGGGATATGTGCAGGCGAAACGCAGTATCCGGGCTAATTTTCCGGGAATCATCCTTTCCGACATCCGGATGCCGCATCAGGACGGATTCGACGTTCTGTCCTCTGCAAGAAGCGCTGACCCGGATCTGCCCGTCATTCTGCTGACAGGACATAGCGACGTGCCCACGGCCATGCGGGCGATGAAGGAGGGCGCCTACGAGTACCTTGAAAAGCCTGTCGGAACCGAACGGCTGGTGGATGTGGTGTCCCGTGCGATCGCACACCGGGATCTGGTCCTGAAGTCTCGGCGCATCGAGCGCGCGCTGGAGCGTAGCGACGCGGCGGCGCGAAGCTTTCCGGGGTCGGGGCCGGTCTCGAGCGCGCTTCGAACCGCGCTCCGGCGGGTCGCCGCGAGCGACTGCCATGTGCATCTTTATGGCCCGAAGGGAACAGGGCGGAAAGAGGCGGGATTCGCGATCAATGCGCTCTCGACGGATGCCCGGAGTTTTCACGCGCTCAATCTGATTACAGCCGAAACGGACGCGATCGGCCGCACCGCGAAACTGAGGGACGGAGCGTGGGACTTTTCCCTGAAGAATGTTGAGTTGGCGACGCAGCGGCAGGTCGACGATCTGCACGGGCTGCTGGAAGCCAATTCGGAGATTCGCCTGATCTCGTCGGCGACCGTTCCCCTCGCGGAACTCGAGCACCTCGGGCTCGGGGAAGATGGCAGCACGATCGTCGAGATCAGGTTCCCGACGTTGGACGAACGTCGTGAGGACCTGCCGGAGATTTTCGAGAATCTGGTCCGCCTTTCGGTGCGGAGCCTGGATACCGACATGCCGGAAATTTCCACCGCCACGCTTTCGGATCTCATGACGAGATCCTGGCCGGGAAACCTGCCGGCCCTGAGGGATTTCGCAATGACCTATGCCCTGGGAACGCGGGCACAGAGCGATGCAGGTGCGCAGCCGACTCTCGTCGAGCAGATCGACGCGTTCGAAAAGATGGTGCTCTCCGAGACCTTGAAGAGAACCGGCGGCAAGGCGGCCGAAGCGGCGCGAGCTCTCGGCGTGCCGCGGAACACATTTTACGACCGGTTGGCGCGTTTCGGGATCTCGCCGAAAGACTTTCGGCCCGGCTGA